In Synechococcus sp. CB0101, a genomic segment contains:
- a CDS encoding GDSL-type esterase/lipase family protein, with translation MSLPIPRKLIVMGDSGVVGWGDPEEGGWCERLRRHWMGLPQGPVLYPLGVRGDGLERVAARLQQEVSCRGELRRQLPQGILLAVGLNDTARVGRPDGRPQLDADAFLFGVQQLLQQAKSLAPVLVLGLTPVDEAVMPYADVLWYHLEQVRRYEGLLEEACLEADVPFLPLLERLLQDPNWLHWLSSDGLHLNSEGHRQVYERVRHWPALLQWADLQPLTVGSVSA, from the coding sequence ATGAGCCTTCCGATTCCCCGCAAGCTGATCGTGATGGGCGACAGCGGTGTGGTGGGCTGGGGGGATCCGGAGGAAGGCGGCTGGTGTGAACGCCTGCGCCGCCACTGGATGGGGCTCCCCCAGGGGCCAGTGCTCTACCCCCTCGGCGTGCGTGGTGATGGGCTCGAGCGGGTGGCCGCCCGGCTCCAACAGGAGGTGAGCTGCCGCGGCGAACTGCGCCGGCAACTCCCCCAGGGCATCTTGCTGGCGGTGGGTCTGAACGACACCGCCCGGGTGGGCCGGCCGGATGGACGCCCCCAGCTCGATGCCGATGCCTTTCTGTTCGGGGTGCAGCAGCTGCTCCAACAGGCCAAATCGCTGGCACCGGTGCTGGTGCTGGGCCTCACACCGGTGGATGAGGCGGTGATGCCCTACGCCGATGTGCTCTGGTACCACCTGGAGCAGGTGCGCCGCTACGAAGGCCTGCTGGAAGAAGCCTGCCTGGAAGCGGATGTGCCCTTCCTGCCGCTGCTGGAGAGGTTGCTGCAGGATCCCAACTGGCTGCACTGGCTGAGCAGCGATGGGTTACACCTCAACAGCGAGGGGCACCGCCAGGTGTACGAGCGGGTGCGGCACTGGCCGGCCCTGTTGCAATGGGCCGACCTGCAACCGCTCACGGTCGGCAGCGTCAGCGCCTGA
- a CDS encoding ATP-binding cassette domain-containing protein yields the protein MKTPGPTHSSLPSEPVLELRNVAVPGRQQPRLDGINLRLEAGERVALLGPSGAGKSTLLAVANGLLEPSEGEVRWCGAGRAHSQRARRRQQARIGTLWQDLRLIEELSVQQNLNCGRLAQWGWPRALLNLLLPLESEACAEALRQVDLEPQLLNQPVGELSGGQRQRVAIARLLRQQPLLLLADEPLASLDPRLAQDLLQLLIAQTSAPRALLLSLHRPDLLQGFDRVVGLRQGRIQFDRAVSELQAAELEVLYAGVPVASGSR from the coding sequence ATGAAGACCCCAGGACCAACCCACAGCAGCTTGCCCAGCGAACCGGTGCTGGAGCTGCGCAATGTGGCGGTACCCGGGAGACAGCAGCCCCGGCTGGACGGCATCAACCTGCGGTTGGAGGCGGGCGAACGGGTGGCGCTGCTGGGCCCCAGCGGCGCCGGCAAAAGCACCTTGTTGGCGGTGGCGAATGGCTTGCTCGAACCCTCTGAGGGAGAGGTGCGGTGGTGCGGCGCCGGGCGCGCCCACAGCCAGCGGGCTCGGCGCCGCCAGCAGGCCCGCATCGGCACCCTCTGGCAGGACCTGCGCCTGATCGAAGAACTGAGTGTGCAGCAGAACCTCAACTGCGGTCGGCTGGCCCAGTGGGGCTGGCCGCGCGCCCTGCTCAACCTCCTCCTGCCCCTGGAAAGCGAGGCCTGCGCTGAAGCCCTCCGGCAGGTGGATCTCGAGCCGCAGCTGCTCAACCAACCGGTGGGCGAGCTCTCGGGCGGCCAACGGCAACGGGTGGCGATTGCCCGCCTGCTGCGCCAGCAACCGCTGCTGCTGTTGGCGGATGAACCCCTGGCCAGCCTCGATCCGCGCCTTGCCCAAGACCTACTGCAGTTGTTGATCGCCCAGACCTCGGCTCCCAGAGCGCTGCTGTTAAGCCTGCATCGCCCGGATCTGTTGCAGGGCTTTGATCGGGTGGTTGGCCTGCGCCAGGGGCGCATCCAGTTCGATCGAGCCGTGAGCGAGCTGCAGGCCGCTGAGCTCGAGGTTCTGTACGCCGGGGTACCCGTAGCCAGCGGCAGCCGATGA
- a CDS encoding DUF92 domain-containing protein translates to MLELQVLLSADRLQHWALALLINAVLIAAAQWLPLLTRAGWVHAGILGTLLLGSLDWAGWWAVVLYLGLGSLVTRLGFRRKQADGLAEARGGRRGPENVWGSAATGAALALLSLLPSAPVTLLRLGFAASFSAKLADTFGSEIGKRWGRRTVLITTLRPVPPGTEGAISLEGTAASLLGSGLMALVMLQLGLLQTPLAWGVVTLVGLLATLLESLIGAGVQQRCAWLSNELVNALQTTLAAVIAMAAAEWLGLG, encoded by the coding sequence ATGCTGGAGCTTCAGGTGTTGCTCAGTGCCGACCGTTTGCAGCACTGGGCGCTGGCCTTGCTGATCAATGCCGTTCTGATTGCTGCTGCCCAGTGGTTGCCGCTCCTCACCCGCGCCGGTTGGGTGCATGCCGGCATCCTGGGCACGCTGCTGCTGGGCAGCCTGGATTGGGCGGGGTGGTGGGCTGTGGTGCTCTATCTGGGCCTCGGTTCGCTGGTGACGCGGCTGGGTTTTCGCCGCAAGCAGGCCGATGGGCTGGCGGAGGCCCGCGGCGGCCGGAGGGGCCCCGAAAACGTGTGGGGATCGGCCGCCACCGGTGCCGCCCTGGCGCTGCTCAGCCTGCTTCCCTCGGCGCCGGTCACCCTGCTGCGGCTTGGTTTTGCGGCCAGTTTCAGCGCCAAATTGGCCGACACCTTTGGCAGCGAGATCGGCAAGCGCTGGGGGCGTCGCACCGTGCTGATCACCACCCTGCGGCCGGTGCCTCCCGGCACCGAGGGAGCGATCTCCCTGGAGGGCACGGCCGCGAGCTTGCTGGGTAGTGGCCTGATGGCGCTCGTGATGCTGCAGCTTGGCCTGCTGCAGACCCCTCTGGCCTGGGGGGTGGTGACGCTGGTGGGTTTGCTGGCCACCCTGCTGGAGAGCCTGATCGGTGCGGGTGTGCAGCAGCGTTGCGCCTGGCTCAGCAATGAGCTGGTGAATGCTCTGCAAACCACCCTCGCCGCTGTGATCGCCATGGCAGCGGCGGAGTGGTTGGGCCTGGGGTGA
- a CDS encoding 16S rRNA (uracil(1498)-N(3))-methyltransferase yields MARECRRVLIPPVRLQQAMADGVLGLSAEHSRYLCKVLRYGPGDRFAVVDGAGHLWEAELLDREQARMLQPLAQPLLSQPRDQPAVVLAAAVVKRDFELVVRMAVELGVDRLVPLLCERTAVQGQLRPERWQSIAEEAAEQCERLWLPQIDPPTPLTELLSTDAATASVAAMRLWATTRQEGLPLLVEALASSAAQLPDQVWLACGPEGGWSPAEEEQALGCGWSPVQLGPTILRSSTAAVAGAALISHWRAARG; encoded by the coding sequence ATGGCCCGCGAGTGCCGGCGTGTGCTGATCCCGCCAGTGCGGCTGCAGCAAGCCATGGCCGATGGCGTTTTAGGCCTCAGTGCGGAGCACAGCCGTTATCTCTGCAAGGTGCTGCGCTACGGCCCCGGTGACCGCTTCGCTGTGGTGGATGGCGCCGGCCATCTCTGGGAAGCCGAGTTGCTCGATCGCGAGCAGGCTCGGATGCTGCAGCCGCTGGCGCAACCCCTGCTCAGCCAGCCGCGGGATCAGCCGGCTGTGGTGCTGGCGGCTGCGGTGGTGAAGCGGGATTTTGAGCTGGTGGTGCGGATGGCGGTGGAGCTGGGCGTGGATCGGCTCGTGCCACTGCTCTGTGAGCGCACCGCCGTGCAGGGCCAGCTGCGGCCGGAGCGGTGGCAGAGCATCGCGGAGGAGGCGGCCGAACAATGTGAGCGCCTCTGGTTGCCTCAGATCGATCCGCCGACACCCCTGACGGAGTTGCTCAGTACTGACGCAGCCACGGCTTCAGTGGCCGCGATGCGGTTGTGGGCGACCACACGGCAGGAGGGATTGCCGCTGTTGGTTGAGGCATTGGCCAGCTCGGCTGCCCAGCTCCCCGATCAGGTGTGGCTGGCCTGTGGGCCGGAGGGTGGTTGGAGCCCCGCTGAGGAGGAGCAGGCCCTGGGCTGTGGCTGGAGCCCCGTGCAGTTGGGCCCCACGATCCTGCGCAGCTCCACGGCTGCTGTGGCGGGTGCGGCTCTGATCAGCCACTGGCGCGCGGCCAGGGGCTGA
- a CDS encoding ABC transporter permease, with protein sequence MKPAAPLLLLLPALVLVPVLLLLPGVMHGGGWDLIGQFLLAAVQPSTDPVVLASLLRGLGVTAGMALLGWFASLLIGLIGGLASSRLLWRTLIGHSWPAEALRRLLAIPRSIHELIWGLLLLQVIGLQPVIAVVAIAIPYGALVARVVSDLLDSLSERNLQALVAAGSPPPAALLTAMGPPLLPGLISYGGYRLECALRSATLLGVFGLGGLGNELLLTLQSLQFHELWSGLWLLLGVMLALEAVIGRLRRRWGMPSRFSLRASSVGRRGRELVLAALLLVPVVFGVGQALAIEPSVLLQWQPLPPIAPGGWSEALALPWPALIFNTVVLTLLAAALAVGVAPLLLLLVAPWPWGQRLLQLIWAIGRLWPPPLTALLLLFVLKPGLITAALALGFHNLGILGRLLLEGSEAAGPQRQEALSSSGVGPRLALLYGRFSALARSYLAYGAYRADVILRETVVVGLVAGTGLGSQLNQSLSAFAFDQLLLLLAAYAVLTLLGEDLSDRARQRLLQR encoded by the coding sequence ATGAAACCAGCCGCACCGCTGCTGCTGCTGTTGCCCGCCCTGGTGCTGGTCCCCGTGCTGCTGCTCCTGCCAGGGGTGATGCATGGGGGCGGCTGGGATCTGATCGGTCAGTTTCTGCTCGCGGCCGTGCAGCCCTCGACGGATCCTGTGGTGCTGGCGTCGTTGCTGCGGGGGCTTGGGGTCACCGCCGGCATGGCTCTGCTGGGCTGGTTCGCCAGCCTGCTGATCGGCCTGATCGGCGGTTTGGCCAGCTCGCGGCTGCTCTGGCGCACCCTGATTGGCCACAGCTGGCCGGCGGAGGCGCTGCGCCGCTTGCTGGCCATCCCGCGCTCCATTCATGAACTGATCTGGGGTCTGTTGCTGCTGCAGGTGATCGGTCTGCAGCCGGTGATCGCGGTTGTGGCGATTGCAATCCCCTACGGAGCCCTGGTGGCCCGGGTGGTGAGCGATCTGCTCGACAGCCTCAGCGAGCGCAACCTGCAGGCTCTTGTGGCGGCAGGCAGCCCACCGCCGGCAGCTTTGCTCACCGCCATGGGACCGCCGCTCCTCCCAGGGCTGATCAGCTACGGCGGCTACCGGCTCGAATGCGCCCTGCGCAGCGCCACCTTGCTGGGGGTTTTTGGTCTGGGCGGCCTGGGCAATGAACTGCTGCTCACCTTGCAATCCCTGCAATTCCACGAGCTCTGGAGCGGCCTCTGGCTGCTGCTTGGGGTGATGTTGGCGCTGGAGGCGGTGATCGGCAGGCTGCGGCGGCGCTGGGGCATGCCCAGCCGCTTCAGCCTGCGGGCCAGCAGCGTGGGGCGGCGTGGCCGGGAACTGGTGCTGGCGGCGCTGCTGCTGGTGCCGGTGGTGTTCGGCGTGGGGCAAGCCCTGGCGATCGAACCGTCTGTGCTGCTGCAGTGGCAACCGCTCCCCCCCATCGCCCCCGGCGGCTGGAGCGAAGCCCTGGCCTTGCCCTGGCCAGCGCTCATCTTCAACACCGTGGTGCTCACCCTGTTGGCGGCTGCGCTGGCGGTGGGCGTGGCGCCGCTGCTGCTGTTGCTGGTGGCGCCTTGGCCCTGGGGGCAGCGCTTACTGCAACTGATCTGGGCGATCGGGCGGCTGTGGCCGCCGCCGCTCACGGCCCTGCTGCTGCTGTTCGTGCTCAAGCCCGGGCTGATCACAGCCGCGTTGGCCCTCGGCTTTCACAACCTGGGCATCCTGGGGCGCTTGCTACTGGAGGGCAGCGAGGCAGCTGGGCCCCAACGGCAGGAAGCCCTCAGCAGCAGCGGCGTCGGTCCGCGTTTGGCGCTGCTGTACGGACGCTTCAGCGCCTTGGCGCGCTCTTACCTGGCCTATGGCGCCTATCGCGCCGATGTGATCCTGCGGGAAACCGTGGTGGTGGGCCTGGTGGCCGGCACCGGCCTCGGCAGCCAGCTCAATCAGAGCCTCAGCGCCTTCGCTTTCGATCAACTGCTGCTGTTGCTGGCGGCCTACGCAGTGCTCACCCTGCTGGGGGAAGATCTCAGCGACCGCGCCCGCCAACGGCTGCTGCAGCGATGA
- a CDS encoding DUF3531 family protein produces MEIRFREFDPFNCWIWLRFSNAPGQGERGYIETAFDSWFFLGKLGGFNAENLQVQEEGAELSGMAYDAETAARAMPALMHNMGEMDYRGEWARCWLDLGTSDALALDVLINTLRQLDTDVVEIQELLIGGVNEDWPVEDDPDNLFTSLRDPDA; encoded by the coding sequence ATGGAGATCCGCTTTCGCGAATTCGATCCCTTCAACTGCTGGATCTGGCTGCGCTTCAGCAATGCCCCAGGCCAGGGGGAGCGGGGGTACATCGAAACGGCGTTCGACAGCTGGTTTTTCCTCGGCAAACTCGGTGGCTTCAACGCCGAAAACCTGCAGGTGCAGGAGGAGGGCGCTGAGCTGAGTGGCATGGCGTACGACGCCGAGACCGCCGCACGGGCGATGCCGGCCCTGATGCACAACATGGGCGAGATGGACTATCGCGGCGAGTGGGCTCGCTGCTGGCTGGATCTCGGCACCAGTGATGCCCTCGCCCTCGATGTGCTGATCAACACCTTGCGCCAGCTCGATACCGATGTGGTGGAGATCCAGGAGTTGCTGATCGGCGGCGTCAACGAGGACTGGCCCGTGGAGGACGATCCCGACAACCTGTTCACCAGCCTGCGCGACCCAGACGCCTGA
- a CDS encoding sigma-70 family RNA polymerase sigma factor, whose translation MHTFTARADFSQRNAALLAAYQQCRTTANRNAVIHANLPLVWRVARQESQRSGHSFDDLTQEGCFGLIKAVERFDPGRGHSLSTAAVPWIRGAIRHYLRDRSHPISGSHHLLELHRRGQALQKQRQQQGLAPLSAGALATALGCSLERWQLALARRRSLQLASLEQPHLDDDGDLTPLVEQLRDSRAGDHYARVIRWEQRRHLWRILRRLERRQRRWILGRLLRQDTWRQLASGSGLSPKAVQRRCEQLLQELHQQLTPLMGS comes from the coding sequence ATGCACACCTTCACCGCCCGCGCTGACTTCAGCCAGCGCAATGCCGCACTGCTGGCCGCCTACCAACAGTGCCGGACAACTGCCAACCGCAATGCCGTGATCCACGCCAACCTGCCGCTGGTGTGGCGGGTGGCCCGCCAGGAATCACAACGCAGCGGCCACAGCTTCGACGACCTCACCCAGGAGGGCTGTTTTGGGCTGATCAAAGCCGTGGAGCGCTTTGATCCAGGCCGCGGTCACAGCCTGAGCACGGCTGCTGTGCCCTGGATTCGCGGCGCCATCCGCCACTACCTGCGCGATCGCTCCCACCCCATCAGCGGCAGCCACCACCTGCTGGAGCTGCATCGCCGCGGCCAAGCCCTTCAGAAGCAGCGACAGCAGCAGGGGCTCGCCCCCCTCAGTGCCGGCGCCCTCGCCACGGCCCTGGGCTGCAGCCTCGAGCGCTGGCAACTGGCCCTAGCGCGGCGGCGCAGCCTTCAGCTGGCCAGCCTGGAGCAGCCCCATCTTGACGACGACGGCGACCTCACCCCCCTGGTGGAGCAGCTGCGCGACAGCAGGGCCGGCGATCACTACGCGCGGGTGATCCGCTGGGAGCAACGGCGCCACCTCTGGCGCATCTTGCGCCGGCTGGAGCGGCGGCAACGGCGCTGGATTCTGGGGCGGCTCCTGCGGCAGGACACCTGGCGGCAGCTGGCCAGTGGCAGCGGCCTGAGTCCCAAGGCGGTGCAACGGCGCTGCGAGCAGCTGCTGCAGGAGCTGCATCAGCAGCTGACGCCCCTGATGGGCAGCTAA
- a CDS encoding putative selenate ABC transporter substrate-binding protein — translation MVLFSIRGRERSAAVLAGIGLALAPAALPTFSPTQLPLPAAHAQQSSKPVLRISAIPDQQPEKLNRLYGLVANELSKQLGVRVQYVPMTNYAAAVSAFRTGNLDLVWFGGLTGVQARLQKPGAKVLAQRDIDASFHTIFIANTKSGLKPVTSVNGLSQLKGKRFTFGSESSTSGRLMPQYFLGQAGVKPNQFAGGAPGFSGSHDATVALVQSGAYEAGAVNEQVWRASLHNGKANRSKVMAIWKTPGYPDYHWIAQPDLDKRFGKGFTNRIQKAILSWRPSNPEQKQILSLFGAQQFTAAKASAYGRIEQVGRQIGQIR, via the coding sequence ATGGTTCTGTTTTCCATCCGCGGCCGAGAACGTTCGGCCGCCGTGCTGGCCGGCATCGGCCTGGCCCTGGCCCCGGCGGCCCTCCCCACCTTCAGTCCCACCCAGCTGCCCCTACCGGCAGCTCACGCGCAGCAGAGCAGCAAACCGGTGCTGCGCATCAGCGCCATCCCCGATCAGCAGCCGGAGAAGCTGAACCGGCTCTACGGGCTCGTGGCCAATGAATTGAGCAAACAGCTCGGCGTGCGGGTGCAATACGTGCCCATGACCAATTACGCCGCGGCGGTGAGCGCCTTCCGCACCGGCAATCTCGATCTCGTGTGGTTCGGCGGCCTCACCGGCGTACAGGCGCGCCTGCAGAAGCCCGGCGCCAAGGTGCTCGCCCAACGCGACATCGATGCCTCGTTCCACACGATCTTCATCGCCAACACCAAAAGCGGGCTGAAGCCGGTCACCTCCGTGAACGGTCTCAGCCAACTCAAGGGCAAGCGCTTCACCTTCGGCTCGGAGAGCTCCACCTCTGGCCGCTTGATGCCGCAGTATTTCCTCGGCCAGGCCGGTGTGAAGCCCAACCAGTTCGCCGGCGGCGCTCCAGGCTTCAGCGGCAGCCATGACGCCACTGTGGCCCTGGTGCAGAGCGGCGCCTACGAAGCCGGCGCGGTGAATGAGCAGGTGTGGCGCGCGAGCCTGCACAACGGCAAAGCCAACCGCTCCAAGGTGATGGCGATCTGGAAAACCCCGGGGTATCCCGATTACCACTGGATTGCCCAGCCGGATCTCGACAAACGCTTTGGCAAAGGGTTCACCAACCGGATCCAAAAAGCGATCCTGAGCTGGCGGCCGAGCAATCCAGAGCAGAAGCAGATCCTCAGCCTGTTCGGTGCTCAGCAGTTCACCGCGGCCAAGGCCAGCGCCTACGGCCGGATCGAACAGGTAGGTCGCCAGATCGGCCAGATCCGCTGA
- a CDS encoding ABC transporter ATP-binding protein: MLELRSLNYHPATAPEPVLRGLDLQLQVGQPALVAGRSGSGKSTLLELICGLAEPTGSGSRSIRWNEKALNARQRRWLCGLLFQFPERHFLGLSVGQELKLGQRRVPSERIEAVLHQVGLDGLSLQQAPEALSGGQQRRLALAVQLLRNPKVLLLDEPTAGLDWSVRGEILELLAELGRERVLLVVTHEPDLFDAWVAPEERYRLQAGVLQPLEHVLH, from the coding sequence ATGCTTGAGCTGAGGTCGCTGAACTATCACCCGGCCACGGCCCCAGAGCCCGTGCTGCGGGGCCTCGATCTACAGCTGCAGGTGGGGCAGCCGGCGCTGGTGGCTGGGCGCAGCGGCTCCGGTAAATCCACCCTGCTGGAGTTGATTTGCGGGTTGGCTGAACCCACTGGCAGCGGGAGTCGCTCGATCCGCTGGAACGAGAAGGCGCTGAATGCCCGCCAACGGCGCTGGCTGTGCGGCTTGCTGTTCCAATTCCCCGAACGCCATTTCCTGGGGCTCAGCGTGGGGCAGGAGCTGAAGCTCGGCCAGCGCCGCGTGCCGTCTGAGCGAATCGAAGCGGTGTTGCACCAGGTGGGGCTCGATGGCCTCTCGCTGCAACAGGCGCCAGAGGCCTTGAGCGGCGGCCAGCAACGCCGCTTGGCCTTGGCGGTGCAGCTGCTGCGCAACCCCAAGGTGCTGCTGCTGGATGAACCCACCGCGGGCCTGGATTGGTCGGTGCGAGGGGAAATCCTGGAGCTGCTGGCGGAGCTGGGGCGCGAGCGGGTGCTGTTGGTGGTGACCCACGAACCCGACCTCTTTGATGCCTGGGTGGCACCAGAGGAGCGCTATCGGTTGCAGGCCGGCGTGCTGCAGCCCCTCGAGCACGTCCTGCACTGA